In Methanosarcina barkeri MS, a single window of DNA contains:
- a CDS encoding DEAD/DEAH box helicase — protein sequence MNENLFPEKPGFMKHPLIKPDTVEQRLYQLNLAGKALEGSSLVVLPTGLGKTIIALFVIVSRLQRFGGKALILSPTKPLVEQHAAFFKKVMALPEDEILTFTGSIAPAEREKLWAQGKLIISTPQVIENDLLTKRISLEDVTHITFDEAHRAVGNYAYTFIAEKYFESAKNPHVLGITASPGSSDEKISEVCQALHIENVSVKTEKDRDVRPYVQEKKIEWFQVQLPSEMAEIRGYLEKIFDDRLVTVRDLGFSVGNGKYVSKKDLLLLQKKLQGEIRIGGDPAVFTAMSVLAEMVKVNHAVEMIETQGLEPLRKYLEKLDAEASSSSASKASKRLMDDLYMRKALYKLKECEVEHPKLELTRKLVSKQLKGSSDSRVIVFTNYRDTAEIVVNALSESPEISPIRFVGQASRRKDKGLTQKQQVEVLDKFRAGEYNVLVATSVAEEGLDIPSTDLVLFYEPIPSEIRSIQRKGRTGRQHKGRVIILVTKGTRDEAYYWSSKNKEKRMLKSMHGLEALLEPKDLKQDSKLSDFESKAFIPDYTQSKAENEIEINSSNLTVNLSGFVNNRDKDVDTTVFADNKDTAVDNSSFTNIGGRAADVRDLTVDSEDLTVDSRDMAAGSKCNRANEEINEDNCGVGKEQKNEEKSREENLKERQKTFVYFETLSGKKPESPSETAAEVSKIEINPESLKIVVDFREAKSGVANVLDKLGVEIIFTTLEIGDYVVSDRLAVERKRTDDFVSSLVDGKRNLFAQLSNLTRVYQKPVLIIEGTELFTSRQINPNAIYGSLISIAVDFGVSLLYSRDEEETAAILKMLAKREQMGNKREVNPHGKKSTSTLPEQQEYLVSAIADIGPKAARNLLLHFGSVEAIMKADAKELKKVNLIGPKRATKIRELIEAPYKG from the coding sequence ATGAACGAGAATCTTTTTCCTGAAAAACCTGGGTTCATGAAGCACCCGCTGATAAAACCCGATACTGTTGAGCAGAGGCTCTATCAATTGAATCTTGCGGGAAAAGCCCTCGAAGGCTCAAGCCTTGTTGTGCTTCCTACTGGGCTTGGAAAAACCATTATAGCTCTTTTTGTAATTGTTTCCAGGCTTCAGCGTTTCGGGGGAAAAGCCCTGATTCTTTCCCCAACAAAACCGCTTGTTGAGCAACATGCGGCTTTTTTCAAAAAAGTAATGGCTCTTCCTGAAGATGAGATTCTCACTTTTACAGGCAGCATTGCGCCTGCAGAACGTGAAAAACTCTGGGCTCAGGGGAAATTGATAATATCCACCCCTCAGGTGATTGAAAACGACCTTCTTACAAAAAGAATCAGCCTTGAGGATGTAACTCACATAACCTTTGACGAAGCCCACAGAGCAGTCGGAAATTACGCTTATACCTTTATTGCGGAAAAATACTTCGAAAGCGCAAAAAACCCTCATGTGCTCGGAATTACTGCAAGCCCTGGAAGTTCGGATGAGAAAATCTCTGAAGTATGTCAGGCTTTACACATTGAAAATGTCTCCGTGAAAACTGAAAAAGACAGAGATGTCCGTCCTTATGTGCAGGAAAAAAAGATAGAATGGTTTCAGGTCCAGCTTCCTTCCGAAATGGCCGAAATCCGGGGCTATCTGGAAAAAATTTTTGATGACCGGCTTGTAACCGTAAGAGATTTGGGTTTTTCAGTAGGCAATGGGAAATATGTCTCTAAAAAAGACCTCTTGCTTCTCCAGAAGAAACTGCAGGGTGAAATCCGGATAGGAGGCGACCCTGCGGTTTTTACTGCAATGTCTGTGCTTGCTGAAATGGTGAAAGTGAACCATGCTGTGGAAATGATTGAAACTCAGGGACTTGAGCCTCTCAGAAAATACCTGGAGAAACTTGATGCTGAAGCCTCTTCAAGCAGTGCAAGCAAGGCTTCAAAAAGACTGATGGACGATCTCTACATGAGAAAAGCCCTTTATAAATTAAAGGAATGCGAGGTCGAACATCCTAAACTAGAGCTTACGCGGAAACTCGTATCCAAACAGCTAAAAGGAAGTTCTGATTCCAGAGTAATTGTTTTTACGAATTATAGGGACACAGCAGAGATAGTGGTAAATGCCCTCTCAGAAAGTCCAGAAATTTCCCCTATCCGTTTTGTAGGGCAGGCCTCGCGCCGTAAGGACAAAGGACTTACGCAAAAACAACAGGTGGAAGTTCTCGATAAGTTTAGAGCAGGAGAATACAACGTACTTGTAGCTACATCAGTTGCTGAAGAAGGACTTGATATCCCTTCCACAGACCTGGTATTATTCTACGAACCCATTCCTTCGGAAATCCGGAGCATCCAGCGTAAAGGCAGGACAGGCAGGCAGCATAAAGGCAGAGTCATTATACTTGTGACAAAAGGTACACGCGACGAAGCCTATTACTGGAGCAGTAAGAACAAGGAAAAAAGGATGCTAAAAAGCATGCACGGGCTTGAAGCTCTTCTGGAACCCAAAGATTTAAAGCAGGATTCGAAACTTTCAGACTTTGAATCCAAAGCTTTTATTCCGGATTATACGCAAAGTAAAGCTGAAAATGAGATTGAAATAAATAGCAGTAATCTGACTGTAAATCTTAGTGGTTTTGTAAACAACAGGGACAAAGATGTAGATACTACCGTTTTTGCAGATAACAAGGACACGGCTGTAGATAACAGTAGTTTTACAAACATCGGAGGCAGGGCTGCAGATGTTAGAGATTTAACTGTAGACAGCGAAGATTTAACTGTAGACAGCAGGGATATGGCTGCTGGCTCAAAGTGTAACAGGGCTAATGAAGAAATAAATGAAGATAACTGTGGAGTCGGAAAAGAACAAAAGAATGAAGAAAAAAGCAGGGAAGAAAATCTAAAAGAAAGGCAAAAAACCTTTGTTTATTTTGAAACTCTTTCTGGAAAGAAACCTGAATCCCCATCCGAAACTGCTGCAGAAGTATCCAAAATAGAAATCAACCCCGAATCTCTGAAAATAGTAGTGGACTTCAGGGAAGCAAAAAGTGGGGTTGCAAATGTTCTTGATAAGCTTGGAGTAGAAATTATATTTACCACGCTTGAAATTGGTGATTACGTTGTAAGCGACCGCCTTGCTGTGGAGAGAAAGCGCACGGATGACTTTGTAAGCTCTCTTGTTGATGGAAAACGTAATCTTTTTGCGCAATTATCTAATCTTACAAGAGTATATCAAAAACCTGTTCTTATCATTGAAGGAACAGAACTTTTCACTTCCAGGCAAATCAACCCTAATGCTATTTACGGCTCCTTGATATCCATTGCTGTTGATTTTGGAGTGTCACTGCTATATTCAAGAGATGAAGAAGAAACTGCTGCAATTTTAAAAATGCTTGCAAAGCGTGAGCAGATGGGAAATAAAAGAGAAGTCAATCCCCACGGGAAAAAATCAACAAGTACCCTTCCTGAGCAGCAGGAATACCTGGTATCCGCGATCGCAGACATCGGGCCGAAAGCTGCAAGAAACCTTCTTTTGCACTTTGGCTCAGTAGAGGCTATTATGAAAGCTGATGCCAAAGAACTCAAGAAAGTAAACTTGATAGGACCAAAAAGAGCAACAAAAATTAGAGAACTCATTGAGGCTCCCTATAAAGGATAA
- a CDS encoding Sjogren's syndrome/scleroderma autoantigen 1 family protein: MDSEKDKKVKRIARFLELGGTMLAEHCNVCGAPKFRYQGRVICPICDVQEEKEAPEPAVTEVPAPEPRQSTEKNKSSLETKKRVQAHRQKSRFGPRTSETDEEEEKAIEPIKEEIPVLPSEKEEAGRKAPAVPKASTISRASTIPRGPVAPVIQAAPSERAEKPAAVSKVAGVHRDRKVLEDLLFRKMVNIADCLQDETDLRRIAEDFELIGKGLGLIERLRQL, translated from the coding sequence ATGGATTCTGAAAAAGATAAAAAAGTAAAGCGAATAGCACGTTTCCTTGAACTAGGGGGCACAATGCTTGCTGAGCATTGTAATGTCTGCGGGGCCCCAAAGTTCCGTTATCAGGGTAGAGTAATCTGTCCTATATGTGATGTCCAGGAAGAAAAAGAAGCTCCGGAACCAGCAGTCACAGAAGTCCCGGCTCCTGAACCCAGACAGTCTACAGAAAAAAACAAGTCTTCTCTTGAGACTAAGAAGAGAGTTCAGGCGCACAGGCAAAAATCAAGGTTCGGGCCGAGAACCTCGGAAACTGACGAAGAAGAGGAAAAAGCTATCGAGCCAATAAAAGAGGAAATTCCCGTATTACCTTCTGAAAAAGAAGAAGCAGGAAGGAAAGCACCTGCAGTTCCTAAAGCTTCTACAATCTCTAGAGCTTCTACAATTCCTAGAGGTCCTGTAGCTCCTGTAATCCAGGCTGCACCCTCAGAAAGAGCAGAAAAACCCGCGGCAGTATCAAAGGTAGCAGGAGTCCATAGAGACCGGAAGGTACTGGAAGACCTTCTCTTTAGAAAGATGGTCAATATTGCAGATTGCCTTCAGGATGAAACAGACCTGCGTAGGATTGCCGAAGATTTTGAATTAATTGGAAAAGGGCTTGGGCTTATAGAGCGCCTGAGGCAGTTATAA
- a CDS encoding UPF0147 family protein, with product MSSNDSADVIKQCLQVLESITSDSSVPRNIRRSVNEIMDILNNESEPLFLRAASSISILEDISNDPNLPLHTRTLIWNLSSQLETIPVDE from the coding sequence ATGTCATCAAATGATTCAGCAGATGTTATAAAACAATGTCTTCAAGTCCTAGAAAGTATAACCAGTGACTCTTCAGTTCCTAGAAATATCAGGCGTTCCGTAAATGAAATTATGGACATACTGAACAACGAATCCGAACCTCTCTTTCTTAGAGCGGCATCAAGCATTTCCATTCTCGAAGATATAAGCAATGATCCTAACCTTCCTCTGCACACAAGAACTTTGATATGGAACCTCTCAAGCCAGCTCGAGACCATTCCTGTAGATGAGTAA
- a CDS encoding translin family protein, translated as MKILLEEISARIRENFEAKDSIREEGLKISREVVRECRTASFALHGQDFEKADKSIKTARHALEKLEVLFEGHADIYYAGFVEHAQQEYSEVSVLSSLLKEEGKLPSPEELRVEYAAYLNGLGDVVGELRRHVLDLIRKESFEKAEVFLDIMENIHAVLMDFDYPDAITGGLRRKTDVSRSLIEKTRGDVVNAIGQKKLEAAMRNMESKL; from the coding sequence ATGAAAATCTTGCTTGAAGAAATCTCGGCCCGAATAAGAGAAAATTTTGAGGCTAAGGATAGTATAAGGGAAGAGGGATTGAAGATTTCACGGGAAGTTGTCAGGGAATGCAGGACAGCATCATTTGCTCTGCACGGCCAGGACTTTGAAAAAGCAGATAAAAGTATCAAAACCGCAAGACATGCGCTTGAGAAACTTGAAGTTCTTTTCGAAGGGCACGCTGACATTTATTATGCAGGCTTTGTAGAACATGCCCAGCAGGAGTATTCGGAGGTTTCAGTCCTCAGCAGCCTGCTAAAAGAAGAAGGAAAACTTCCCTCCCCCGAAGAGTTAAGAGTAGAATATGCAGCTTACCTTAATGGGCTTGGGGACGTTGTCGGAGAGCTTAGGAGGCACGTTCTTGACCTTATAAGGAAAGAGTCCTTTGAGAAAGCCGAAGTGTTTTTAGATATTATGGAAAATATCCATGCAGTGCTTATGGACTTTGACTACCCTGATGCCATAACAGGAGGACTGAGGCGAAAAACCGATGTATCCCGCTCCTTAATAGAAAAAACGCGCGGTGATGTTGTTAACGCAATTGGTCAGAAAAAGCTTGAGGCTGCAATGCGAAATATGGAATCAAAACTTTAG
- the sepS gene encoding O-phosphoserine--tRNA ligase has protein sequence MKFDPEKIKRDAKENFDLTWNEGKKLVKTPTLNERYPRTTLKYGKAHPVYDTIQKLREAYLRMGFEEMMNPLIVDDKEVHKQFGSEALAVLDRCFYLAGLPRPNVGISDERTAEVKEILGDIGDDGVEKIRQVLHSYKKGKIEGDDLVPEISTVLGVSDALVADMIEKVFPEFKELVPQASTKTLRSHMTSGWFISLSALLERQEPPFHFFSVDRCFRREQQEDASRLMTYYSASCVIMDEDVTVDHGKAVSEGLLSQFGFEKFLFRPDEKRSKYYIPDTQTEVFAFHPKLVGSNSKYSDGWIEIATFGIYSPTALAQYDIPYPVMNLGLGVERLAMILHDAPDIRSLTYPQIPQYTEWEMSDGELAKQVFVDKVPETPEGLAIAASIVSQCELHGEEPSPCEFPAWEGEVCGRKVKVSVIEPEENTKLCGPAAFNEVVAYQGEIMGIPNTKKWQKAFENHSARAGIRFIEAFAAQAAREIEEAAMSGATEHIARIRIAKVPSEVNLRIGSIAQRYITGKKKKIDMRGPVFTSVKAEFV, from the coding sequence ATGAAATTTGATCCGGAAAAAATAAAGAGGGACGCTAAAGAGAACTTCGACCTTACCTGGAATGAGGGCAAAAAACTTGTCAAGACACCTACTCTGAACGAACGTTATCCCAGAACCACTTTGAAATATGGAAAAGCTCATCCCGTTTACGATACAATCCAGAAACTTAGAGAAGCATATTTAAGAATGGGCTTTGAAGAAATGATGAACCCTCTGATAGTGGATGATAAAGAGGTACACAAACAGTTCGGAAGCGAAGCTCTTGCAGTCCTAGACCGCTGTTTTTATCTTGCAGGCCTGCCAAGACCGAACGTTGGAATTTCCGATGAGCGCACCGCAGAGGTAAAAGAGATTCTCGGGGACATAGGCGACGATGGAGTAGAAAAGATAAGACAGGTTCTCCATTCGTATAAAAAAGGAAAAATAGAAGGAGACGACCTTGTACCCGAGATTTCAACAGTACTTGGAGTTTCGGATGCACTTGTTGCAGATATGATCGAAAAGGTTTTCCCGGAATTTAAAGAGCTTGTACCCCAGGCAAGCACGAAGACTCTCCGCAGCCACATGACCAGCGGCTGGTTTATTTCTCTCAGTGCCCTCCTTGAAAGACAAGAGCCACCCTTCCACTTCTTCTCCGTAGACCGCTGTTTTAGACGAGAACAGCAAGAGGATGCCTCAAGACTCATGACCTATTATTCGGCTTCCTGCGTAATTATGGATGAAGATGTGACTGTTGACCATGGAAAAGCAGTTTCAGAAGGGCTCCTTTCCCAGTTTGGATTTGAAAAATTCCTTTTCAGGCCCGATGAGAAACGCAGCAAATACTATATTCCTGACACGCAGACCGAGGTGTTTGCCTTCCATCCAAAACTTGTGGGCTCTAACTCAAAGTACTCTGACGGCTGGATCGAGATTGCAACTTTCGGAATTTATTCCCCAACAGCGCTTGCCCAATATGATATCCCGTATCCTGTAATGAATCTCGGGCTTGGAGTGGAAAGGCTAGCAATGATTCTTCATGATGCCCCCGATATCCGCTCTCTTACCTATCCACAGATTCCACAGTATACTGAGTGGGAAATGTCAGATGGTGAACTTGCAAAACAGGTTTTCGTAGATAAGGTACCCGAAACTCCTGAAGGACTTGCGATTGCAGCTTCCATTGTTTCCCAGTGCGAACTGCATGGAGAAGAACCAAGCCCCTGTGAATTCCCTGCCTGGGAAGGAGAAGTTTGCGGGAGAAAAGTAAAAGTTTCCGTAATCGAGCCCGAAGAAAACACAAAGCTTTGCGGACCTGCAGCTTTTAATGAAGTTGTAGCATATCAGGGAGAAATAATGGGAATTCCAAATACCAAGAAATGGCAGAAAGCTTTTGAAAACCATTCTGCAAGGGCAGGAATTCGCTTTATAGAAGCATTTGCAGCCCAGGCCGCCAGAGAAATTGAAGAAGCTGCTATGTCAGGAGCAACTGAGCATATAGCCAGGATAAGAATCGCCAAAGTTCCCTCGGAAGTTAACCTGAGAATAGGCTCTATTGCTCAGCGTTATATCACAGGCAAAAAGAAAAAAATAGATATGAGAGGCCCGGTTTTCACATCTGTAAAAGCTGAATTCGTGTGA
- a CDS encoding DUF169 domain-containing protein has protein sequence MHTDQSPFSKYPELSQLMETGEPVCVTFETEHEIGRKVGSKVGHEAEKSIERKNKEIVAGTGDEKFPEKSNFLFCELVQKARLGEAFLISGQNCSPGDYVLGFSEKSPAAYYLSSGRYKDSQAAENAALSLPRLKKKFCFVRIEPLSLNKGCFDVLILFLKPEKAMRIVQASAYPEGKRAVMDTMGAASICGDCTVFAYREGMGLSFGCKGSRKHSGYADFEVPLGLSFEKASEIEEILSKLPETRE, from the coding sequence ATGCACACCGACCAAAGCCCTTTTTCAAAATATCCGGAGCTCAGCCAGCTAATGGAGACCGGCGAGCCTGTATGTGTAACCTTCGAAACAGAGCACGAAATTGGGCGCAAAGTCGGAAGTAAAGTAGGGCACGAAGCTGAAAAAAGTATTGAGAGAAAAAACAAGGAGATAGTAGCTGGCACAGGAGACGAAAAGTTTCCTGAAAAATCCAATTTTCTTTTTTGCGAACTTGTGCAAAAAGCCCGTCTGGGAGAAGCGTTCCTTATTTCAGGGCAGAACTGCTCTCCTGGGGATTATGTGCTGGGCTTTTCTGAAAAGAGCCCTGCAGCATACTACCTGAGTTCAGGAAGATATAAAGACTCACAGGCTGCGGAAAATGCAGCCTTATCACTCCCGAGATTGAAAAAAAAGTTTTGTTTTGTGAGAATCGAGCCCTTATCTCTGAATAAAGGTTGTTTTGATGTGTTGATTCTTTTCCTGAAACCTGAAAAAGCTATGCGCATTGTTCAGGCAAGTGCCTACCCTGAAGGAAAAAGGGCAGTAATGGATACAATGGGTGCAGCTTCCATCTGTGGAGACTGTACAGTGTTTGCATACAGGGAAGGTATGGGCCTATCTTTCGGGTGCAAGGGATCAAGAAAACACAGTGGATATGCAGATTTTGAAGTTCCTCTTGGGCTTTCTTTTGAAAAAGCATCTGAAATAGAAGAAATTCTCTCAAAACTTCCGGAAACGAGGGAGTAA
- a CDS encoding serine hydrolase domain-containing protein yields MITRSTGKSAREFANERLFKPIGMKEIPDHEMKAFGFEDLFGKNVKGWVKDPNGNSTGGWGLKLTPRDMARFGFLYLNHGIWDNNQIISGTWIDESTAMNLNKYGYLWWLREEDGVFAYLALGDGGNVICCIPEKDLVIAIASEFIINPLDRWKLIKECIIPATLD; encoded by the coding sequence ATCATTACTCGTAGCACAGGAAAAAGTGCCCGTGAGTTTGCCAATGAACGCTTATTTAAACCCATTGGCATGAAAGAAATCCCGGATCATGAAATGAAAGCGTTTGGGTTTGAGGATTTATTCGGGAAAAATGTGAAAGGATGGGTTAAAGACCCAAACGGTAACTCTACGGGAGGATGGGGACTTAAGCTGACTCCCCGTGACATGGCACGTTTCGGTTTTCTATATCTTAACCATGGAATTTGGGACAATAATCAGATTATTTCCGGGACATGGATTGACGAATCAACAGCTATGAACCTCAATAAATACGGTTATTTGTGGTGGTTACGCGAAGAGGACGGGGTTTTTGCATATTTAGCACTGGGAGACGGTGGTAATGTTATTTGTTGTATTCCAGAAAAAGACCTGGTCATAGCAATTGCATCAGAATTCATTATTAATCCTCTTGATAGGTGGAAATTGATTAAAGAATGTATTATCCCGGCTACACTGGACTAA
- a CDS encoding serine hydrolase domain-containing protein, with translation MQRNYWPTTKWKAVDSGTLRMDSEKLSELEPMIKSEYSNINGIVVVKNGYIVYERYFNGYGPDDTHHVASVTKSIISALIGIAIDARYIENVDQKVLDFFPEYAPDSADLQKREITIRHLLTMTAPYLFEDWHEPLDRMCMQPDWVKYILDMLGQKGSIGTFKYSTAGAHLL, from the coding sequence ATGCAAAGAAACTACTGGCCAACTACAAAATGGAAAGCTGTAGACTCGGGAACCTTGAGAATGGATTCAGAAAAGCTTTCAGAGCTTGAACCTATGATAAAATCCGAGTACAGCAATATAAATGGTATTGTTGTTGTGAAAAATGGATATATCGTTTATGAAAGATACTTTAATGGTTATGGCCCGGATGATACACACCATGTGGCATCTGTAACGAAAAGCATAATATCTGCTCTTATTGGTATTGCCATAGATGCAAGATATATTGAAAATGTAGACCAGAAGGTGCTGGATTTTTTCCCTGAGTACGCTCCCGATTCTGCTGATTTACAGAAACGAGAAATTACCATACGCCATCTTCTCACTATGACGGCCCCTTATCTATTTGAGGACTGGCACGAACCGCTGGACAGGATGTGTATGCAGCCTGACTGGGTAAAGTATATTCTGGATATGCTGGGCCAAAAGGGAAGTATTGGAACTTTTAAGTATTCCACTGCAGGGGCGCACCTGCTTTAA
- the thsB gene encoding thermosome subunit beta, producing MAGQPIFILKEGSKRTRGRDAQNNNIMAAKAVAEAVRTTLGPKGMDKMLVDSMGDVVITNDGATILKEMDIEHPAAKMVVEVAKTQDEEVGDGTTSAAVVAGQLLSKAEDLIEQEIHPTIIAAGYRLAAEKAVEVLDSLAMTVELSNRDLLVSIAETAMTGKGAESSKKLLSEIAVDAVTSVVDSNGKNTVDKDNINVVKKVGGKVEDSELIRGMIIDKERIHPNMPEKVKDAKIILLNSAIELKDTEVDAEISITSPDQLQSFLDQEEQMLKKIVQKVISSGANVVFCQKGIEELAQHYLAKAGIFAVRRVKKSDMEKLARATGGKLITNMDEITPEDLGYAALVEEKKVGGDSMTFVTGCDNPKAVTILLRGGTEHVVDSIDSALEDALRVVGVAIEDEKLVAGGGSPEVEVALRLQEYAATLEGREQLAVKAYAEALEIIPRTLAENAGLDPIDMLMELRSQHEKGVKTAGLNVYEGKVVDMWKNFVVEPLRVKTQVINAATESAVMILRIDDVIASTRAAGPEEGGMPPGAMGGMPGGMPGGMPPGMM from the coding sequence ATGGCAGGACAGCCAATATTTATTTTAAAAGAAGGAAGTAAGCGAACCAGAGGCAGGGATGCCCAGAATAATAATATCATGGCTGCAAAGGCAGTAGCAGAAGCAGTCAGAACAACCCTTGGTCCCAAGGGCATGGACAAAATGCTTGTGGACTCCATGGGCGATGTGGTTATTACAAACGACGGGGCAACCATCCTCAAAGAAATGGACATCGAACATCCCGCAGCAAAGATGGTAGTAGAAGTAGCCAAGACCCAGGATGAGGAAGTCGGAGACGGCACTACCAGTGCAGCTGTAGTCGCAGGCCAGCTCTTAAGTAAAGCTGAGGATTTAATCGAGCAGGAAATTCACCCGACAATTATCGCAGCAGGGTACAGGCTTGCAGCCGAAAAAGCCGTAGAAGTCCTGGACTCCCTTGCAATGACAGTAGAACTGTCCAACCGTGACCTGCTGGTCAGCATTGCTGAAACTGCAATGACTGGAAAAGGTGCAGAGTCCTCCAAAAAACTCCTCTCAGAGATCGCCGTAGATGCTGTAACAAGCGTTGTAGACTCAAACGGAAAGAATACTGTTGACAAAGACAACATCAATGTTGTTAAGAAAGTCGGCGGTAAGGTAGAGGATTCCGAGCTTATCCGTGGTATGATCATTGATAAGGAAAGAATCCACCCCAACATGCCTGAAAAAGTTAAGGACGCAAAAATCATTCTTCTCAACAGCGCAATCGAACTGAAGGACACCGAAGTAGATGCGGAAATCTCCATAACCTCCCCTGACCAGCTCCAGTCCTTCCTTGATCAGGAAGAGCAGATGCTCAAGAAGATCGTCCAGAAGGTTATCAGCAGCGGAGCAAATGTTGTCTTCTGCCAGAAGGGAATTGAAGAACTTGCCCAGCACTACCTTGCAAAAGCAGGTATCTTTGCTGTCCGTAGAGTTAAGAAGAGCGACATGGAAAAACTCGCAAGAGCAACAGGCGGCAAACTCATCACAAACATGGATGAAATCACTCCTGAAGACCTCGGATATGCAGCACTCGTTGAAGAGAAAAAGGTTGGCGGAGACAGCATGACTTTTGTCACAGGCTGCGACAACCCGAAAGCTGTAACAATCCTGCTGCGCGGCGGTACAGAGCATGTTGTTGACAGTATTGACAGTGCTCTTGAAGATGCCCTGCGTGTGGTCGGAGTTGCAATCGAAGATGAGAAGCTCGTTGCAGGCGGCGGTTCCCCTGAAGTTGAGGTTGCACTCAGACTCCAGGAATACGCAGCAACCCTCGAAGGTAGAGAACAACTTGCAGTTAAAGCCTATGCTGAAGCTCTTGAGATTATTCCAAGAACTCTTGCAGAAAACGCAGGCCTAGATCCAATCGACATGCTCATGGAGCTGCGTTCACAGCACGAAAAAGGTGTAAAGACCGCAGGACTCAATGTTTACGAAGGCAAAGTCGTTGACATGTGGAAAAACTTCGTAGTTGAGCCTCTCAGAGTCAAGACCCAGGTTATCAATGCAGCTACTGAGTCTGCAGTTATGATTCTCAGGATCGACGACGTCATAGCTTCTACCCGTGCAGCAGGCCCTGAAGAAGGCGGAATGCCTCCAGGAGCAATGGGCGGAATGCCAGGCGGAATGCCAGGCGGAATGCCTCCAGGAATGATGTAA
- a CDS encoding ORC1-type DNA replication protein has product MTGKDILFWDETLFKDPSVLEPDYLPEYFPHRESQLNGLRFALKPALRGMRPLNCLLVGPPGTGKTSAVMKVFGEVEAHATGVVTVKVNCQIDSTRFAVMSRIYRKLFGISPPNSGVAFRKIFEAVVNFLVSSEKVLLVALDDLNYLCYEGHANEVMYSLLRAHEQYPGTKIGIIGIVNDASDLYCLDSRVNSVFLPEDIPFPRYENVEILDILKDRVKYGFYPKVISDELLELVVSYVERTGDLRVGIDLLKRSGFNAERRGSRTISSEDVEKTYEASKLLHLCRGISLLSDPEKHLLELIAKKGEVHAGELYKSFHELTQLGYTRFYGIVNKLQVLNYIDADFTGKGQRGRTRIINTKFRAEDVLNCLEKK; this is encoded by the coding sequence TTGACAGGTAAAGACATACTATTCTGGGATGAGACCCTATTTAAGGACCCGTCTGTGCTTGAGCCTGACTATCTCCCTGAATATTTCCCTCACAGGGAGTCACAATTAAATGGGCTCAGATTTGCGCTCAAGCCAGCCCTGCGCGGTATGCGGCCTTTGAATTGTTTGCTTGTAGGTCCTCCCGGAACAGGAAAGACCAGTGCAGTTATGAAGGTATTCGGGGAAGTTGAAGCTCATGCAACCGGTGTCGTTACTGTCAAAGTTAACTGTCAGATTGATTCCACACGTTTTGCAGTAATGTCCAGGATTTACAGGAAGCTTTTTGGAATCTCTCCTCCCAACTCAGGAGTTGCTTTCAGGAAAATCTTTGAAGCCGTAGTTAATTTTCTAGTTTCTTCGGAGAAAGTTCTGCTTGTTGCTCTGGATGACCTCAATTATCTCTGCTATGAAGGGCATGCCAATGAGGTGATGTACTCGCTTTTAAGGGCACATGAGCAGTACCCCGGAACAAAGATAGGGATAATTGGAATCGTAAATGATGCTTCGGACCTCTATTGCCTGGATTCCAGGGTGAATTCGGTATTCCTGCCTGAAGACATTCCTTTCCCGAGATACGAAAATGTCGAAATTCTTGATATTCTCAAAGACCGGGTAAAATACGGCTTTTATCCTAAAGTGATTTCTGATGAATTACTTGAACTCGTAGTATCGTATGTAGAAAGGACAGGGGACCTCAGAGTTGGAATTGACCTTCTAAAACGTTCCGGTTTTAATGCCGAACGCAGGGGAAGCCGCACAATCTCTTCTGAAGATGTGGAAAAAACTTACGAAGCGTCCAAACTGCTTCATTTGTGCAGGGGTATAAGCCTCCTTTCAGATCCTGAAAAACACCTGCTTGAGCTAATAGCAAAAAAAGGAGAAGTCCATGCAGGTGAACTTTACAAATCCTTCCACGAATTAACTCAGCTTGGATATACTCGTTTTTATGGAATTGTCAACAAGCTCCAGGTACTTAACTACATAGATGCGGACTTTACCGGCAAGGGCCAGAGAGGCAGGACGAGAATTATAAATACAAAATTCAGAGCTGAAGATGTTCTTAATTGCCTTGAAAAGAAGTAA